TCATAAATATAATCATGCCTAAGAAAAGTATCATCACATTAAAATTATTCAAATCTGTAAGACTCAGTGGCTTTAGATTGTGTGAAAGATAGTATTCGTCTTCTATAATTTTTTTTCGATAATTTTCTTTTGAGTCAGAAAAGCTCAAATCAAGCGCCTGGTTCATCTTGATTTTAAGTTCTTTGATTTCTTTTTTTAAATTTTCTCGCCAATCATTCGACTTACTTGACAGAGCACTTTTCCACTGGGCAAGCTGTTGTTCAAGTTCATATATTTGTCTATCAAGCTTTTGCTTTTTCGCTTCATCTTTTATTTTTGATTTTTCTTTTTGAAATTGTCTAATTGTCTTTTGTAATGCTCTTATTTCCTCTTCTGGCTGAATTGATTTAATATAAGCAATGCTCCCCCAAACACCAACTATCGCAGAAGCAATTATAATAAGGATAGCAATAAAAATCTTCTTCCTGTAAAAAAGTTTTATAAGCTCATTTTTTATAAGGGCTAACATCTTATACCCTCCTAATTCTGGTATATTTTTATATATTTGTCCTCGAGAGATTCTACTTTTTCGTAAAAATCCTTTATATTAACTCCATTTTGAAAGAGGAAATTCAAAAATGCCACCTTTTTACTTCTGTCAAGTTCTAACTCAATACTGCTTTCTTTTACTTCCAAAATTTTTGCACCTTCAAAGCAAGATATTACTTCTGTAGCTTTTGCCACCACATCATTTGTATTTCGGTCTTCATTTAATACCAGAACAAACTTCACATTTTCGATGAAACTGCTGTCTATGTTTTCAATCATCTCTATCTTTCCTTCTTTAATAAACACCACTTTATCGCAAATTTCTTGAATCTCAAATAGATTGTGAGATGATATAAATATCGTTACCTTTTTATCATTTGCAAGGTTCTTCAAAAGATTTCTTAACTCAATAATACCACTTGGATCAAGGCCATTTGTCGGCTCATCTAAGATCAGAAGCTTTGGATCTGCCAAAATTGCCATCGCTAAAGCAAGCCTCTGCTTCATTCCAAGCGAATACTTTTTTGCCTTTTCTTTGAGTGCATAGTCAATACCAACAAGTTTTGCAGCTTCAATTATTTTTGACCTCGGAATGTTTGAAATTCTTGCAAGCTGAGCTAAATTTTCAAAGCCTGTTAGATATTCATAAAGCTCGGGGTTTTCTATTATACATCCAATAAACTTTAATGCCATTTCTCTTTCATGTACAATGTCATACCCAAAAATCTTAATCTGCCCACTATCTGGCTTTATAAGCCCTGTTATCATTTTAATAGTGGTGGTTTTACCAGCTCCATTTGGTCCCACAAATCCTACAATTCGACCTTCTTCAATATCAAACGAAATCCCTTTTATCACCTCCTTTTTCCCAAATCTTTTGTAGACTGAAATTACCTCAAGAGCTTTCTTCACACTAAAGCACCTCCGAATTTTTCTTCTTTTAGAAGTTTTTTATATCTCAAGCTTTTTGTCAAAAAGCTTGATAGCTCCATATAAACATAAAAGGGTAAGCCCAGCTATCAAGGCAA
The DNA window shown above is from Caldicellulosiruptor owensensis OL and carries:
- a CDS encoding ABC transporter ATP-binding protein, with translation MKKALEVISVYKRFGKKEVIKGISFDIEEGRIVGFVGPNGAGKTTTIKMITGLIKPDSGQIKIFGYDIVHEREMALKFIGCIIENPELYEYLTGFENLAQLARISNIPRSKIIEAAKLVGIDYALKEKAKKYSLGMKQRLALAMAILADPKLLILDEPTNGLDPSGIIELRNLLKNLANDKKVTIFISSHNLFEIQEICDKVVFIKEGKIEMIENIDSSFIENVKFVLVLNEDRNTNDVVAKATEVISCFEGAKILEVKESSIELELDRSKKVAFLNFLFQNGVNIKDFYEKVESLEDKYIKIYQN